From the Stenotrophomonas bentonitica genome, one window contains:
- a CDS encoding cysteine dioxygenase family protein, producing MQAHCDAFPRFHGRDRLIAAVDHAVQNDDPQQIATTLRGALCEAIADSRIQLPACVHQPISDHYARRELYRSPTLGYSIVAMSWAPGQGTPLHDHSGLWCVEGVWLGQLEVTQYALLERNGERFRFRAEPAVIGGCGSAGSLIPPHEYHTIRNASDTELAVSVHVYQGEMIRTAIFEPEGNGWYERHLKELETDEA from the coding sequence ATGCAAGCCCATTGCGATGCCTTTCCGCGGTTCCATGGACGCGATCGATTGATCGCCGCCGTCGACCATGCGGTCCAGAATGACGATCCGCAGCAGATCGCCACGACCCTGCGTGGTGCACTGTGCGAGGCCATCGCTGACAGCCGCATCCAGCTGCCGGCCTGCGTGCACCAGCCGATCAGCGACCACTACGCCCGCCGCGAGCTCTACCGCAGCCCGACCCTCGGTTACAGCATCGTGGCGATGAGCTGGGCGCCGGGGCAGGGCACGCCGCTGCACGACCACAGCGGCCTGTGGTGCGTGGAAGGGGTGTGGCTGGGCCAGCTGGAAGTCACCCAGTACGCCCTGCTCGAACGCAACGGCGAGCGCTTCCGCTTCCGCGCCGAGCCCGCAGTCATCGGCGGCTGCGGCAGTGCGGGCAGCCTGATCCCGCCGCACGAGTATCACACCATCCGCAACGCCAGCGACACCGAGCTCGCCGTGTCCGTGCACGTCTACCAGGGCGAAATGATCCGCACCGCCATCTTCGAGCCCGAAGGCAACGGCTGGTACGAACGCCACCTCAAGGAACTGGAAACCGACGAAGCCTGA
- a CDS encoding carboxylesterase/lipase family protein, whose protein sequence is MSPADLQRRRFLRDSARYALLLAAGSLPMAAALANAPAGADTDSLAKVRSGRLRGRYVQGVHSFRGVPYGADTATRRFEPALQELPWRGVRDALAYGPAAPQGSKDDGPGSEDCLYLNVWTPALRDGKPRPILFYIHGGAYNNGSGSDPQYDGSALCRRGDVVVVSVNHRLNVFGYLYLAQLGDARFADSGNVGQLDLVQALHWVREHAAEFGGDAGNITVFGQSGGGAKIATLMAMPAARGLFQRAWTMSGQQVTAAGPRAATQRARIAMDAVGARDVDALLALPADALLAATRARDPSRVESTSLYFGPVVDGGSLPVHPFWPQAPAQSARIPMVIGNTHDETRAFLGNEPANFALTWETLPAKLEKEQFVDLLPSVVIAEYRRLYPHYTPSEVFFAATTAGRSWRGAVEELEARARQGAPTWAYQLDWGSPLEGGKLGAFHTLDIPLVFDNTRAEGSRTGDGADAQRMADVMSEALLAFARTGNPNHGGLPQWAQYGLERRQTMVFDTRSRQEDDPRGGERRLYQQAPFVQRGTA, encoded by the coding sequence ATGAGCCCGGCCGACCTGCAGCGCCGCCGTTTCCTGCGCGACAGCGCGCGCTACGCCCTGCTGCTGGCAGCCGGTTCGTTGCCGATGGCCGCTGCACTGGCCAACGCACCTGCCGGCGCCGACACCGATTCACTGGCCAAGGTGCGAAGCGGGCGCCTGCGGGGTCGCTACGTGCAGGGCGTGCACAGCTTCCGGGGCGTGCCCTACGGCGCCGACACCGCCACCCGCCGCTTCGAGCCAGCGCTGCAGGAGCTGCCGTGGCGCGGCGTGCGCGACGCGCTGGCCTACGGGCCTGCCGCGCCACAGGGCAGCAAGGACGACGGCCCCGGCAGCGAAGACTGCCTGTACCTCAACGTGTGGACCCCGGCGCTGCGCGACGGCAAACCGCGCCCGATCCTGTTCTACATCCACGGTGGCGCCTACAACAACGGCTCCGGCAGCGACCCGCAGTACGACGGCAGCGCGCTGTGCCGGCGTGGCGACGTGGTGGTGGTCAGCGTGAACCACCGGCTCAACGTGTTCGGCTACCTGTACCTGGCGCAGCTGGGCGACGCGCGTTTCGCCGACTCCGGCAACGTGGGCCAGCTCGACCTGGTCCAGGCGCTGCACTGGGTGCGCGAGCATGCTGCCGAGTTCGGTGGCGATGCAGGCAACATCACCGTGTTCGGCCAGTCCGGCGGCGGCGCCAAGATCGCCACGCTGATGGCCATGCCGGCGGCACGCGGCCTGTTCCAGCGCGCGTGGACGATGAGCGGCCAGCAGGTCACCGCCGCCGGGCCGCGTGCGGCTACCCAGCGCGCGCGCATTGCGATGGACGCGGTGGGCGCGCGCGACGTGGACGCGCTGCTTGCGCTCCCGGCCGACGCCCTGCTGGCCGCCACCCGCGCACGTGATCCCTCGCGGGTGGAGAGCACCTCGCTGTACTTCGGCCCGGTGGTGGACGGCGGAAGCTTGCCGGTGCATCCGTTCTGGCCACAGGCGCCGGCGCAGTCCGCCCGGATCCCGATGGTGATCGGCAACACCCATGACGAAACCCGCGCCTTCCTCGGCAACGAGCCGGCCAATTTCGCGCTGACCTGGGAAACGCTGCCGGCGAAGCTGGAAAAGGAGCAGTTCGTGGACCTGCTGCCTTCGGTGGTGATCGCCGAATATCGGCGCCTGTATCCGCATTACACGCCGTCAGAGGTGTTCTTTGCTGCCACCACCGCCGGGCGCTCCTGGCGCGGCGCAGTCGAAGAACTGGAGGCGCGGGCACGGCAGGGCGCACCGACCTGGGCCTACCAGCTGGACTGGGGCTCACCATTGGAGGGTGGAAAGCTCGGCGCGTTCCACACGCTGGATATCCCGCTGGTGTTCGACAACACGCGCGCGGAAGGCTCGCGCACTGGCGATGGGGCCGATGCGCAGCGCATGGCCGATGTCATGAGCGAGGCCCTGCTGGCATTTGCCCGCACGGGGAACCCGAACCATGGGGGCCTGCCGCAGTGGGCGCAGTACGGGTTGGAGCGGCGGCAGACGATGGTGTTCGACACCCGTTCCAGGCAGGAAGACGATCCACGCGGTGGCGAACGCAGGTTGTACCAGCAGGCCCCGTTCGTACAGCGAGGCACCGCGTAG
- a CDS encoding alpha/beta hydrolase has translation MRCLVLMPLLGGLLLSALAVAPSLAHAAERPVPQTEPSPGAPDRIDLWPAGQVPGESTTPSAANVVERSNNSALPDRYIDNVSAPYLVAYRPARPNGSALLVIPGGGYQRIVLDKEGTALVPAFVDQGGVTLFVLRYRLPAGRSDRQAALADAQRALRLIRSNANRWQLDPHRIGVMGFSAGGHVAARLSTGFAAALPGIGDAVDAVSARPDFALLLYPVIDMGAQAHTGSRSRLLGERPSAALERQFSQQSQVTAQTPPTFLVHAQDDSVVPVQNSLLYYQALLDAGVPSEMHLFAHGGHGFGVRIPAALTTTQWPTLALRWMQAQRGEGTP, from the coding sequence ATGCGTTGTCTCGTGTTGATGCCCCTGCTGGGGGGCTTGCTGCTTTCCGCCCTCGCCGTTGCCCCCTCGCTGGCCCATGCCGCCGAACGGCCGGTGCCGCAGACCGAGCCCTCTCCCGGCGCGCCCGACCGCATCGACCTGTGGCCGGCGGGTCAGGTACCCGGAGAGTCCACCACGCCCAGCGCGGCGAACGTCGTCGAACGCAGCAACAACAGCGCGCTTCCCGACCGCTACATCGACAACGTCAGTGCCCCGTACCTGGTGGCCTACCGCCCGGCCCGGCCCAACGGCAGCGCGCTGCTGGTCATTCCCGGCGGCGGCTACCAGCGCATCGTGCTGGACAAGGAGGGCACCGCGCTGGTGCCCGCCTTCGTGGACCAGGGCGGGGTGACCCTGTTCGTGCTGCGCTATCGCCTGCCGGCCGGCCGCAGTGACCGCCAGGCGGCGCTGGCCGACGCGCAGCGCGCCCTGCGCCTGATCCGCAGCAACGCGAACCGATGGCAGCTGGACCCGCACCGGATCGGGGTGATGGGCTTTTCCGCCGGCGGCCACGTGGCCGCGCGTTTGAGCACCGGATTTGCAGCCGCGCTCCCGGGCATCGGTGACGCCGTGGACGCGGTCAGCGCGCGCCCGGACTTCGCCCTGCTGCTGTACCCGGTGATCGACATGGGCGCGCAGGCGCATACGGGTTCGCGTTCCCGCCTGCTCGGCGAGCGGCCCAGCGCCGCGCTGGAAAGGCAGTTCTCCCAGCAGTCCCAGGTGACCGCGCAGACACCGCCTACCTTCCTGGTGCACGCCCAGGACGACAGCGTGGTGCCGGTGCAGAACAGCCTGCTGTACTACCAGGCGCTGCTGGACGCGGGCGTGCCCAGTGAAATGCACCTGTTCGCGCACGGCGGCCATGGCTTCGGCGTGCGCATTCCCGCCGCGCTCACCACCACGCAGTGGCCCACGCTCGCATTGCGCTGGATGCAGGCGCAGCGCGGGGAGGGCACGCCATGA